The Leifsonia xyli genomic sequence CTATTCCTCCATCCCGGCGCACGAGAAGCGCGCCGCCTTCCGGGCCCGGCTGGCTTCGGGTGAGCTCATCCGGATGCCGGGTGCGTTCAACCCGCTCAGCGCGCGCCTGATCGAGCGCAAGGGCTTCGAAGGTGTCTACATATCCGGGGCCGTGCTGTCGGCCGAGCTCGGTCTCCCCGACATCGGCCTCACCACCCAGACGGAGGTCGCAGGCCGCTCGGCGCAGATCGCGCGGATGACCGACCTCCCGGCCCTTGTCGACGCGGACACCGGTTTCGGCGAGCCCATGAATGTGGCGCGGACGGTTCAGGTGCTCGAGGACGCCGGGGTCGCCGGCCTGCACATCGAGGACCAGGTCAATCCCAAGCGCTGCGGCCACCTCGACGGAAAGCAGGTCGTCGACGAGGACACCGCGCTCAAGCGCATCCGCGCCGCGGTCGATGCTCGGCGCGACGCGAACCTGCTCATCATGGCGCGGACCGACATCCGTGCCGTCGAGGGTCTGCAGGCCTCGATCGACCGCGCGAAGGCCCTGGTCGATGCAGGCGCCGACGCGCTCTTCCCCGAGGCGATGGCCGACCTGTCCGAGTTCGAGGCGGTGCGCGCCGCCGTGGATGTGCCGATCCTCGCCAACATGACCGAGTTCGGGAAGAGCGACCTCTTCACCGTCGACCAGTTGCGCGATGTCGGGGTCAACATCGTGATCTGGCCCGTCTCCCTGCTCCGCCTGGCGATGGGCG encodes the following:
- a CDS encoding methylisocitrate lyase; protein product: MLYSSIPAHEKRAAFRARLASGELIRMPGAFNPLSARLIERKGFEGVYISGAVLSAELGLPDIGLTTQTEVAGRSAQIARMTDLPALVDADTGFGEPMNVARTVQVLEDAGVAGLHIEDQVNPKRCGHLDGKQVVDEDTALKRIRAAVDARRDANLLIMARTDIRAVEGLQASIDRAKALVDAGADALFPEAMADLSEFEAVRAAVDVPILANMTEFGKSDLFTVDQLRDVGVNIVIWPVSLLRLAMGAAERGLDQLLAEGTLKPMLGEMQHRADLYDLIDYEGYNAFDTSVYNFEVHR